A DNA window from Nitrospira sp. contains the following coding sequences:
- a CDS encoding hypothetical protein (Evidence 4 : Unknown function but conserved in other organisms; MaGe:77308187): MRFIKVKDEERAGEVAINLDLVREAHFGGGLLHLYFERSSSAQDDMTFTGENAQKIWAAMG, translated from the coding sequence ATGCGATTTATCAAAGTGAAGGATGAGGAACGCGCAGGTGAGGTGGCGATAAATCTGGATCTCGTTCGCGAAGCCCATTTTGGTGGAGGCTTACTGCATCTCTATTTCGAGCGCAGCTCCTCTGCACAAGACGACATGACCTTCACCGGTGAGAACGCACAGAAAATCTGGGCTGCTATGGGATAG
- a CDS encoding Putative HNH nuclease YajD (Evidence 3 : Putative function from multiple computational evidences; MaGe:77308189), which translates to MIPDNRPQRKQTFREQALKLFPWLCAHCGREFDGKKLSQLTVHHKDHNHHNNPPDGSNWELLCLYCHDNEHQRHQVTATPDEAPASQTQDRPSTFTPFARFAALLKRTS; encoded by the coding sequence ATGATACCGGACAACCGGCCTCAACGGAAACAGACCTTTCGCGAACAGGCGCTCAAACTATTCCCGTGGCTCTGCGCCCACTGCGGGCGCGAGTTTGACGGCAAGAAGCTGAGCCAGCTCACCGTCCATCATAAGGACCATAACCATCACAATAATCCGCCCGATGGCAGCAACTGGGAATTACTCTGCCTCTATTGCCATGACAATGAACACCAGCGGCATCAAGTAACCGCCACGCCGGATGAAGCCCCGGCAAGCCAGACGCAGGACCGCCCTTCAACCTTCACACCCTTCGCACGCTTCGCCGCACTGCTGAAACGCACCAGCTAA
- a CDS encoding Putative exoribonuclease II (Evidence 3 : Putative function from multiple computational evidences; MaGe:77308192) — translation MTNRSDLKNIARRTMLERGLWPEFSAASMAELSRIHAPASDHSSSLRDLRALQWASIDNDDSRDLDQLTVATPQPNRSVNILVAIADVDALVPKDSALDAHARHNTTSVYTSGELFPMLPEKLSTDLTSLGEGQDRLALVVEFSVAEDGTVLRSTLYRARVHNHAKLAYNAVAAWLTGAGPAPERMTAVPGLDAQLRLQDRVAQRLKARRHKHGALSLETIEPHAVFQDEMLTALRVEEKNRAKELIEDFMIAANQATAAYLKSKGVPSFRRILRSPDRWQRIVEVAAGWGESLPGEPNSQALEAFLVKQQQVDPLRFPDLSLSIVKLIGRGEYVLDRSLDGAPEHFGLAVKGYTHSTAPNRRFPDLITQRLVKAALAGSPSPYRLDELEYLAGHCTEKEDDAERVERQLRKSAAALLLEPMIGQRFDAIVTGASDKGTWVRILDPPVEGKLTTGANGIDVGDRLHVQLVSTNVERGHIDFSKIGM, via the coding sequence CGCCTCCGATCACTCTTCTTCCCTGCGCGATCTGAGGGCGCTGCAGTGGGCATCGATCGACAATGACGATTCTCGGGACTTGGACCAGCTCACGGTCGCGACGCCGCAACCGAACCGGTCGGTGAATATCCTGGTCGCGATTGCCGATGTGGACGCGCTGGTTCCGAAAGATTCCGCCTTGGATGCGCATGCCCGGCACAATACGACATCCGTCTATACATCCGGCGAGCTCTTCCCCATGCTGCCGGAAAAACTCTCGACGGATCTGACGTCGCTGGGCGAAGGGCAGGACCGCCTCGCGCTCGTCGTGGAATTTTCAGTTGCGGAGGACGGAACGGTGCTCCGCTCCACCCTCTACCGAGCTCGAGTCCATAACCATGCCAAGCTAGCGTATAACGCGGTGGCGGCGTGGCTGACAGGAGCCGGACCGGCGCCCGAACGGATGACAGCCGTGCCAGGGCTTGACGCTCAGCTTCGCCTGCAAGATCGAGTGGCGCAACGGCTCAAAGCCCGGCGACACAAGCATGGCGCGCTCAGCCTTGAAACGATTGAGCCGCACGCGGTCTTTCAAGATGAGATGCTGACGGCCCTCAGAGTCGAGGAGAAGAACCGCGCGAAGGAATTGATCGAAGATTTCATGATTGCGGCCAACCAGGCCACAGCGGCCTATTTGAAAAGCAAAGGCGTGCCGTCATTCCGCCGCATACTCCGCTCGCCTGACCGCTGGCAACGGATCGTCGAGGTCGCGGCTGGCTGGGGCGAATCCTTGCCGGGAGAACCAAACTCTCAGGCGCTCGAAGCGTTCCTCGTCAAACAGCAGCAAGTCGATCCTCTCAGATTCCCGGATCTGTCCCTGTCGATTGTGAAACTGATCGGCCGGGGCGAATATGTCCTCGACCGTTCGCTGGACGGCGCACCGGAGCATTTTGGCCTTGCCGTCAAGGGCTACACCCACTCCACCGCGCCCAACCGGCGCTTCCCCGACCTGATCACGCAGCGATTGGTCAAGGCGGCGCTGGCCGGCTCGCCGTCCCCCTATCGCCTCGATGAATTAGAGTATCTGGCCGGCCACTGCACAGAGAAGGAAGACGATGCCGAGCGGGTCGAGCGGCAGCTTCGGAAATCCGCCGCCGCCCTCTTGCTGGAGCCGATGATCGGGCAACGGTTCGACGCAATTGTGACAGGCGCCTCAGACAAGGGTACCTGGGTACGGATCCTGGATCCGCCGGTGGAAGGGAAGCTGACGACGGGTGCGAACGGCATCGACGTGGGAGACCGGCTGCACGTACAACTCGTGAGCACAAACGTTGAGCGTGGACATATCGATTTTTCAAAAATCGGCATGTGA
- a CDS encoding membrane protein of unknown function (Evidence 5 : Unknown function; MaGe:77308186) → MLPLLAAVQPLPWERMLSMAFLTAVVWQPIVEELLFRGCMQGVLIRRAWGRRTVIGLSTANLLTSIVFVIAHIPTHPLLWAVLTLFPSLVFGILRDRSGSVIPSIALHIFYNIGYFLIAGGSAIV, encoded by the coding sequence GTGTTGCCTTTGCTGGCGGCTGTCCAGCCGTTGCCTTGGGAACGGATGCTGTCTATGGCATTCCTCACGGCTGTAGTGTGGCAGCCGATTGTCGAGGAGCTTTTGTTCCGAGGATGCATGCAGGGCGTTCTGATACGCCGTGCCTGGGGGCGCCGCACGGTCATTGGGTTAAGCACGGCGAACCTTTTGACGTCGATCGTATTCGTCATTGCCCACATCCCGACACACCCGCTTCTTTGGGCAGTACTCACGCTGTTCCCTTCTCTCGTTTTTGGAATTCTGCGCGATCGATCGGGGTCGGTGATTCCGTCTATCGCGCTCCATATTTTTTATAACATAGGCTATTTTCTTATTGCCGGAGGCTCCGCCATTGTCTAA
- a CDS encoding hypothetical protein (Evidence 5 : Unknown function; MaGe:77308190), whose amino-acid sequence MSAVGSGAIVLYRTESAKELIWGKGKYYLLPPRQLKQTFGPYSLSHFDSNRSHSPVAPLAGPDSSLNVGPSIGLLLRLAVR is encoded by the coding sequence ATGTCGGCTGTGGGAAGCGGGGCTATTGTACTTTATCGGACGGAGTCTGCAAAGGAGTTAATTTGGGGGAAGGGAAAATATTACCTCCTTCCCCCAAGGCAGCTGAAACAGACCTTCGGTCCCTATTCTCTCTCGCATTTCGACAGCAACCGCTCACATTCACCGGTAGCTCCACTTGCGGGGCCGGACAGCTCACTGAACGTGGGCCCCAGCATAGGACTTCTCCTGCGCCTTGCGGTAAGATAG
- a CDS encoding Antibiotic biosynthesis monooxygenase (MaGe:77308188) — protein sequence MPYVLIIHEVESYQAWKTIFDQAAAIRKAAGEISYQLLRYDRDANRIVHFSEWSSLDNAHRFFESPELVEIRKNAGVKAPNFLYLHEIERGLL from the coding sequence ATGCCATATGTGTTGATTATTCATGAAGTCGAGTCCTACCAAGCCTGGAAAACGATTTTCGACCAGGCGGCCGCCATCAGAAAGGCCGCTGGAGAAATCAGCTACCAGCTTCTGCGCTACGACCGCGACGCCAACCGCATTGTGCATTTTTCAGAGTGGTCGTCTTTAGATAATGCTCACCGCTTCTTCGAGTCGCCTGAGCTGGTCGAGATTAGAAAAAACGCAGGCGTGAAAGCACCGAACTTTCTCTACCTGCATGAAATCGAGCGCGGCCTGCTCTAA
- a CDS encoding Fatty acid desaturase (MaGe:77308191) translates to MTRPSGDSISAQPESETIQWATAIPFFLVHLMSLWAFQTGISIELVVLALASYYLRMLAITAGYHRYFSHRSYKTSRVFQFLLAVLAMTSAQKGVLWWAAHHRHHHKHSDQALDRHSPVQRGFWYSHVGWLLTNESDETEFAIVKDLAKYPELRLLNRFHYVPPFLYALLIYAIWGFPGLIWGFFISTTMLYHCTFFINSLTHIIGRVRYDSRDGSRNSFILAILCCGEGWHNNHHYYQSSVNQGWRWWEIDFSYYLLVVLSWFRIVWDLRTVPDHIKNNTYAPSS, encoded by the coding sequence ATGACTAGACCATCCGGCGATTCCATCAGCGCGCAGCCTGAATCGGAGACTATTCAATGGGCCACCGCGATCCCGTTTTTTCTTGTTCATCTGATGAGCCTTTGGGCCTTCCAGACGGGCATCAGCATTGAACTGGTTGTGCTGGCTCTTGCCAGTTATTACCTGAGGATGCTGGCCATCACCGCGGGGTATCACCGCTACTTTTCCCACCGCTCCTATAAAACTAGCCGGGTCTTTCAGTTTCTTTTGGCCGTGCTGGCCATGACGTCGGCGCAGAAGGGGGTGTTGTGGTGGGCCGCCCACCATCGGCATCATCACAAGCATTCCGATCAGGCATTAGATCGCCACTCTCCAGTGCAGCGAGGGTTCTGGTACTCCCATGTCGGCTGGCTGTTGACCAACGAATCCGATGAGACCGAGTTCGCCATCGTGAAGGACTTGGCGAAATATCCGGAGCTGCGCCTGCTCAACCGGTTTCACTATGTGCCGCCCTTTTTGTACGCGCTGCTGATTTACGCGATTTGGGGGTTCCCGGGGCTCATCTGGGGATTCTTCATTTCCACGACGATGCTCTATCACTGCACGTTCTTTATCAACTCGCTGACCCACATTATCGGTCGTGTGCGATACGACTCCCGCGATGGCAGCCGAAATAGCTTTATTCTGGCGATTCTCTGTTGCGGGGAAGGCTGGCACAACAACCATCACTACTACCAATCGTCGGTCAATCAGGGATGGCGCTGGTGGGAGATCGACTTTTCCTATTACTTGTTGGTCGTGCTGTCCTGGTTCCGGATTGTATGGGATCTCCGAACCGTTCCCGATCACATCAAGAACAATACCTACGCTCCTAGCAGCTAG
- a CDS encoding Putative Thermitase (Evidence 3 : Putative function from multiple computational evidences; MaGe:77308185): MASRRSCSRSKGIVGSYVRRRQAAWLSLCILVALSSFGGIWANAETARSARPDRGATVGSGGHNMQGRYKDGEVIVKFRNGASGATIAAAEVKTGAHATKSFAAGSHRLHLLKLKKGSSVEDAIAMYRQDPAVEYAEPNYLYELASVPNDTLFSQLWGLHNTGQTVRGVTGAAGADIHAAEAWDITTGSPNVVIAVIDTGIAYDHPDLAPNMWTNAGEIPNDGIDNDGNGYVDDYHGYDFANNDGDPMDVVHFPTGMLGHGTGLSGTMAAAGNNSLGVTGVMQRAKLMALKAGSGVAFEHVTGDGFIPAGNYAIANGARIINASFGRVGGACSQAEYDMLSAANAAGVMVLAAAGNNTQDNDLVPWYPAQYSVATSCGPALPNVIGVAATNQNDGLSYFSNFGAASVQIAAPGTDETYTTYPTQNVVNILLHTFDSNPAGLGYVFSGVNNSWAFTNAQSVSPPNSLTDSPGGNYLDNTNSFATGPSFSTVGRHGCLLVGDVRLSSAGAGDGILVQASGDGGTTWTRGNRFTASSGGAFTNRPLEEIRDNNSSVRFRMNFFSDNAGAADGAYLDNLRVDCVSGPPSGVTDYGYTGGTSSATAHVSGVVGLLLSVNPGLTVAQIRNAIINTGDVLPSLAGKTLTGRRLNARAALDSINVFAVTVNKAGTGLGTVTSTPNGINCGATCNLQFSGGTSVTLTATASPGSVFSGWSGGGCVGVNTCTLSTTAAVTATFNTAPPPQFTVTVNKVGTGNGTVTSAPAGINCGVACSAQFSGGTTVTLTATPDGGSVFAGWSGGSCAGTGATCEPTTNATVTATFNVAPPTPFTVTVSKNGTGAGIVTSSPAGINCGGTCDAQFNQGTTVTLTATPTAGSVFASWSGGCTGTGTCQVTSTVAVTATFNTMPPSGTFTVTALKAGTGSGTVTSNSAGIDCGGTCSFNFLQGTTVTLSVVADAGSTFSGWSGGGCTGSGTCTVNTAATVTASFDGPVSVGGGAQGSSGGGGGCTIAPAGSNDALMPILLLLSLSVLCWRARRRVR, translated from the coding sequence ATGGCGAGTCGAAGGTCATGCTCTAGATCAAAAGGTATTGTCGGTTCTTATGTACGGAGAAGGCAGGCAGCCTGGCTAAGCCTATGCATACTAGTGGCGCTTTCTTCATTCGGAGGTATCTGGGCTAATGCAGAAACAGCTCGCAGCGCCCGTCCAGATCGTGGCGCTACGGTCGGTTCCGGCGGTCACAATATGCAGGGCCGATATAAGGACGGAGAAGTGATCGTCAAATTCCGCAATGGGGCGTCGGGTGCCACCATTGCAGCTGCCGAAGTAAAGACCGGCGCGCATGCGACGAAGTCGTTTGCCGCAGGTTCCCATCGGTTGCATCTCCTCAAGCTGAAAAAGGGGAGCTCGGTCGAAGACGCCATTGCAATGTATCGGCAAGACCCCGCTGTTGAGTATGCCGAACCGAACTACCTCTATGAATTAGCCAGTGTTCCTAATGACACACTGTTCAGCCAGTTATGGGGGCTTCATAATACTGGCCAAACGGTTCGAGGCGTGACGGGTGCGGCCGGCGCCGATATTCATGCCGCGGAGGCCTGGGATATTACCACTGGCAGCCCCAATGTTGTGATTGCAGTTATCGATACAGGGATTGCTTATGACCACCCGGACCTTGCTCCTAACATGTGGACAAATGCCGGTGAAATTCCGAATGACGGCATCGATAACGATGGCAACGGATATGTAGATGACTATCATGGGTACGACTTTGCCAATAACGATGGCGATCCGATGGATGTGGTGCATTTTCCCACCGGTATGCTGGGGCATGGCACAGGTCTGTCGGGCACCATGGCCGCGGCGGGGAATAACAGTCTCGGCGTAACCGGCGTCATGCAGAGAGCGAAGCTCATGGCGCTCAAAGCTGGAAGCGGGGTCGCGTTTGAACATGTAACGGGCGACGGGTTTATTCCTGCCGGCAACTATGCGATCGCAAATGGCGCTCGCATAATCAATGCAAGTTTTGGAAGGGTGGGAGGCGCGTGCAGCCAAGCAGAGTACGATATGTTGAGTGCCGCCAATGCGGCTGGCGTTATGGTTCTGGCTGCCGCAGGGAACAATACTCAGGACAACGATCTGGTGCCATGGTACCCGGCGCAGTACAGCGTGGCGACTTCGTGTGGGCCGGCTCTGCCGAATGTCATTGGAGTGGCTGCGACAAATCAGAACGATGGCCTGTCGTATTTTTCAAATTTTGGCGCGGCGTCTGTCCAAATCGCAGCGCCGGGAACCGATGAAACCTATACGACCTACCCCACGCAGAATGTGGTCAATATCCTGTTACATACGTTCGATTCGAACCCTGCCGGGTTGGGGTATGTCTTTAGCGGGGTCAATAACAGTTGGGCCTTCACCAATGCGCAGTCTGTCAGTCCTCCGAACAGCCTCACGGACAGTCCGGGCGGCAACTATCTGGACAACACCAATTCCTTTGCCACGGGTCCGAGCTTTAGCACGGTTGGCCGACATGGCTGTCTTCTGGTCGGCGATGTGCGCCTGTCTTCCGCAGGCGCTGGGGATGGTATTTTGGTGCAGGCTTCCGGAGATGGAGGCACGACGTGGACCAGGGGGAACAGGTTTACTGCCTCCTCAGGCGGCGCATTCACGAACCGGCCTCTGGAAGAAATCCGCGATAATAATTCATCCGTCCGATTCCGGATGAATTTCTTCTCTGACAATGCAGGCGCTGCGGATGGTGCGTATCTTGATAACCTGCGCGTTGACTGCGTGTCGGGGCCCCCTTCTGGAGTGACGGACTATGGTTATACGGGCGGGACGTCATCGGCTACGGCGCATGTGTCGGGTGTCGTCGGATTGCTCCTTTCTGTCAATCCAGGCCTAACGGTGGCGCAGATCCGTAATGCCATTATCAATACCGGCGATGTGCTTCCGTCACTTGCTGGAAAAACCCTGACGGGTCGTCGGCTTAATGCTCGGGCAGCGCTCGACAGTATCAATGTGTTTGCAGTCACTGTTAATAAGGCAGGCACTGGTTTGGGGACGGTTACATCGACGCCGAACGGGATCAACTGCGGCGCAACCTGCAATCTCCAATTCTCAGGAGGGACTAGTGTGACGCTGACGGCGACAGCTTCTCCGGGATCTGTGTTCTCCGGGTGGAGTGGTGGTGGGTGTGTCGGCGTGAACACCTGTACCTTATCCACTACAGCCGCGGTGACGGCGACCTTTAACACGGCGCCGCCTCCTCAATTCACTGTAACCGTCAATAAGGTCGGCACTGGGAACGGAACGGTTACGTCGGCTCCGGCTGGAATCAATTGCGGCGTCGCGTGTTCTGCTCAATTCTCGGGGGGGACTACTGTCACGCTCACGGCAACTCCGGACGGTGGATCCGTTTTTGCCGGTTGGAGCGGCGGCAGCTGTGCAGGAACAGGAGCCACCTGTGAGCCCACTACAAATGCAACGGTAACGGCAACCTTTAATGTTGCGCCGCCGACACCGTTTACTGTAACGGTCAGCAAAAACGGCACGGGTGCGGGGATAGTCACATCGAGTCCAGCTGGTATCAATTGCGGGGGGACCTGTGACGCCCAGTTCAATCAAGGTACAACCGTGACGCTCACAGCGACTCCGACCGCGGGCTCTGTCTTTGCCAGTTGGAGCGGCGGGTGCACAGGAACAGGCACCTGTCAGGTTACCTCCACGGTAGCAGTGACGGCAACTTTTAACACGATGCCGCCTTCAGGGACGTTTACGGTGACTGCTCTCAAGGCCGGAACCGGATCAGGAACGGTCACATCAAATTCAGCTGGGATCGACTGCGGTGGGACCTGCAGCTTCAATTTTCTTCAAGGTACGACTGTGACTCTCTCTGTGGTCGCGGATGCCGGTTCGACGTTTAGCGGCTGGAGCGGCGGTGGTTGCACAGGATCCGGTACGTGCACTGTGAATACTGCGGCTACTGTGACGGCATCGTTTGACGGTCCCGTTTCAGTGGGTGGAGGGGCTCAGGGTTCTTCTGGTGGGGGAGGCGGATGCACGATTGCACCGGCTGGGTCGAATGATGCCCTGATGCCGATCTTACTTCTGTTGTCTCTGAGTGTGTTGTGCTGGAGAGCTCGAAGGCGTGTTCGCTAG